The Solibacillus daqui genome has a segment encoding these proteins:
- the groES gene encoding co-chaperone GroES, which yields MLRPLGDRIIIELVEVEEKTAFGIVLPDSAKEKPQTGKVVAVGTGRVLDNGIRLDLDVKVGDEIIFSKFSGTEVKYDGVEYLILRESDVLAIVG from the coding sequence TTGTTAAGACCATTAGGAGATCGCATTATTATCGAACTTGTAGAAGTAGAGGAAAAAACAGCGTTCGGTATCGTTTTACCTGACTCTGCAAAAGAAAAGCCGCAAACTGGTAAAGTTGTAGCTGTAGGCACGGGTCGAGTTCTTGACAACGGCATTCGTCTTGATCTTGATGTAAAAGTAGGCGACGAAATTATCTTCTCAAAATTCTCAGGTACCGAAGTGAAGTATGATGGCGTAGAATATTTAATTTTACGCGAAAGTGATGTACTAGCTATCGTCGGTTAA